Proteins encoded in a region of the Trichomycterus rosablanca isolate fTriRos1 chromosome 26, fTriRos1.hap1, whole genome shotgun sequence genome:
- the bckdk gene encoding 3-methyl-2-oxobutanoate dehydrogenase [lipoamide] kinase, mitochondrial, with product MRRRVTGRVMELLMLGRGGATRMTGLLLLPSSAKTSGLLSAVENGVQRRFRSTSSMSTYSELARERSKTVTSFYNQSAIDISAEKPSVRLTPGTLLYAGKSPDGNHILSSARYLHKELPVRIAHRIKGFRSLPFIIGCNPTILQVHELYIRAYHMLSDFPAIKDQETEARYSKLVQQLLDDHKDVVTMLAEGFRECRKHIQDEMLVRNFLDTTLTSRLGIRMLATHHLALHEENSDYVGIVCRRLSPKKIIEKWVDFARRLCEHQYGSSPRVRINGHVAARFPFIPLPLDYILPELLKNAMRATMESHLDTPYNVPDVVVTIANNDTDFVIRISDRGGGIPHSITDKVMDYHFSTAEQSTQDPRMSNLFNTMTNSGPQSGPMHGFGFGLPTSRAYAEYLGGSLSIQSMQGIGTDVYLRLRHIDGKGESFRV from the exons ATGCGGCGCAGGGTGACGGGCAGGGTGATGGAACTGCTAATGCTCGGCCGCGGCGGAGCGACCAGGATGACCGGCCTTCTGCTCCTGCCGTCATCCGCGAAAACATCCGGCCTGCTGTCGGCTGTGGAGAACGGCGTGCAGCGGAGGTTTCGCTCCACGTCCTCCATGTCAACCTACTCCGAACTGGCCAGGGAGAGGTCAAAAACCGTTACCTCGTTTTATAACCAGTCGGCCATCGATATCTCCGCGGAGAAG CCTTCCGTCAGACTTACACCTGGGACGTTACTCTATGCAGGAAAGTCTCCGGATGGAAACCACATACTG AGCAGCGCTCGGTACCTACATAAAGAACTGCCGGTGCGTATCGCTCATCGCATCAAGGGCTTCCGAAGCCTGCCTTTTATCATCGGGTGCAACCCAACCATCCTGCAAGTg CACGAGCTTTATATCCGCGCCTATCACATGCTGAGCGACTTTCCAGCG ATTAAAGACCAGGAGACAGAGGCTCGTTACAGCAAGCTAGTCCAACAGCTCCTCGACGACCACAAAGATGTAGTCACCATGCTCGCAGAAGGATTCAGGGAATGTCGCAAACACATCCAG GATGAAATGCTGGTTCGTAATTTCCTGGACACAACGCTGACGTCTCGTCTGGGCATTCGCATGTTGGCCACGCACCACTTGGCTCTGCACGAGGAGAAC TCGGACTACGTGGGCATCGTCTGTAGGCGTCTGTCTCCTAAAAAGATCATTGAGAAATGGGTGGACTTTGCaag GCGACTCTGCGAGCACCAGTATGGAAGTTCTCCCCGCGTCCGCATCAACGGTCACGTGGCTGCCCGTTTTCCGTTCATCCCCCTGCCTCTGGATTACATCCTGCCCGAGCTCCTAAAGAACGCAATGAG gGCCACTATGGAGAGCCATTTGGACACCCCGTACAACGTCCCTGATGTGGTGGTTACCATTGCCAACAACGATACTGACTTTGTCATcag GATTTCCGATCGTGGCGGAGGCATCCCCCACAGCATCACAGACAAAGTGATGGACTATCACTTCAGCACGGCCGAACAGAGCACGCAGGATCCGCGCATGAGCAACCTCTTCAACACCATGACCAACAGCGGCCCTCAGTCTGGCCCGATGCACGG GTTTGGCTTCGGCCTCCCTACATCCCGAGCGTACGCCGAATACCTGGGTGGCTCCCTCTCCATCCAGTCCATGCAGGGCATCGGCACGGACGTTTACCTGCGCCTGCGCCACATCGACGGGAAAGGCGAGAGCTTCAGGGTGTGA
- the orai2 gene encoding protein orai-2 yields the protein MNAFHKSGETQPSMNSGLNVPAGSSTAGMSDRLQEGSGMDYRDWVRRSYLELVTSNHHSVQALSWRKLYLSRAKLKASSRTSALLSGFAMVAMVEVELEVEYNYPPALLVGFSVCTTVLVAVHLFALLISTCILPNVEAVSNIHNLNSVCESPHERMHHYIELAWGFSTALGILLFLAEVVLICWIKFLPVDSGKDPKAAEKTPGYSGWQAALASTIIMVPVGFIFVVFTVHFYRSLVRHKTERHHQEIEELHKIKVQLDGQERGLQAV from the exons ATGAATGCCTTTCATAAAAGTGGGGAAACCCAACCCT CGATGAACAGCGGCCTGAATGTGCCCGCGGGCTCGTCGACGGCCGGGATGTCCGATCGGCTCCAGGAGGGAAGCGGTATGGATTATCGGGACTGGGTCCGGCGCAGCTACCTGGAACTGGTCACCTCCAATCACCACTCGGTGCAGGCGCTTTCCTGGAGGAAGCTCTACCTGAGCCGGGCCAAACTCAAAGCGTCCAGTCGCACCTCGGCTCTGCTTTCCGGTTTTGCCATG GTAGCCATGGTGGAAGTGGAGCTGGAGGTCGAGTACAACTACCCACCCGCACTGCTGGTGGGCTTCAGCGTGTGCACCACGGTGCTGGTGGCCGTCCACCTGTTCGCGCTGCTCATCAGCACCTGCATCCTGCCCAACGTGGAAGCCGTGAGCAACATCCACAACCTGAACTCCGTCTGCGAGTCGCCGCACGAGCGCATGCACCACTACATCGAGCTGGCCTGGGGCTTCTCCACGGCGCTCGGCATCCTGCTCTTCCTCGCCGAGGTCGTGCTCATCTGCTGGATCAAGTTCCTGCCCGTGGACTCGGGGAAAGACCCCAAGGCGGCGGAGAAGACTCCGGGCTACAGCGGCTGGCAGGCGGCGCTCGCCTCCACCATCATCATGGTGCCCGTGGGGTTCATCTTCGTCGTCTTTACCGTGCACTTTTACCGCTCGCTGGTGCGCCACAAGACCGAGAGGCACCACCAGGAGATCGAGGAGTTGCACAAGATTAAGGTGCAGCTGGACGGCCAGGAGCGCGGGCTGCAGGCTGTCTGA